The Hevea brasiliensis isolate MT/VB/25A 57/8 chromosome 9, ASM3005281v1, whole genome shotgun sequence nucleotide sequence TTCTTGGAGTTTTCTTGTTCACAGGCATGTTCCCAGCAGCCATGTCCAATTCAACTGCTTTGTCTGAGGATGCTAGTGTTTCTACCGGTAATAGAGTTCAGGATTTTTGTGGCTTAAATCCAGTAGTTTCCACTGTTTCTcctcagcagcagcagcagcagcagcagcaacccaagataaagaagaagagaagcCTACCAGGAAATCCAGGTAAGTTCTTCTCTTAATTTCTTCAATCTCAATTTCGTATTAgatttgtatatatatattttttttcattattggTTGATGGTGTTCCAGACCCAGATGCTGAAGTGATAGCATTATCTCCAAAGACCTTACTAGCTACCAATAGATTTGTGTGTGAGATCTGCAACAAAGGGTTTCAGAGAGATCAGAATCTTCAACTTCACAGGAGAGGACACAACCTTCCATGGAAGCTGAAGCAACGAAACAGTAAAGAGATAAAAAAGAGAGCCTATGTTTGCCCTGAGCCATCGTGTGTTCACCACCATCCTTCAAGGGCTTTGGGTGACCTCACGGGTATCAAGAAACACTATTGCAGAAAACATGGAGAGAAGAAATGGAAGTGCGAAAAGTGTTCAAAGATCTATGCTGTTCAATCAGATTGGAAGGCTCACTCTAAAACCTGTGGAACTAGAGAGTATAGATGTGACTGTGGAACCCTTTTCTCcaggtatttttctttctttctttcttgcttctttttcttggtcttttcttttttttttcaaaagtatataaaaataaataaatgttcTTTTTGGTCTTTCTATTTTTATTATGTTCGTCTGAAATTCCCAATGTTCCCTTGTTTAATTACGAGCTTTGATGTTTCAGAGATTCGTAATTTTGGACTCATTTTGGAATTCACAGCAAATATTGGTCTTTTGTTCAAAGTACGAAGTCTCATGTCTTTAGAATAGTGTTTGTATTTTGTTTCAATCGGTTTGTTTTTTACAAGAGCTGGTAAGCTCTGCATGGAATATATCTGAAGCTTAAATATATTGGCAGGTTGCATAGAACTGGACACCATTAATACCAGTGTCTGTTACAGATGACATAACAAGAGTAACTGAAAGCAATATCTCTGAAAATCTGAACCTGCCAAGTTCCCATTTGAAAAGAacaaaaagaaataaatacaTACATAATCCTTTGTTCTACATTTGGTTTGTCTTTAATCCAACTGCATTACTTTTTGCTGTGTCCTTTGCATTGAATGCCCGAGTGGGCACTGATTAAGATTTTTCTTGTTTGTGTTTGTGTAATAACATATACACAAAATATCTTTCATGTTTTAACTGGCAATAGAGAGGATGCTTGCCTTGACTTGTTTGGTTCTTGCATTTTTCCAGTGTGTTTACCCCTTTTGGTACTTTGTAATTGAGTGACTGCAGTCTCAAAAACAATGATGAATATCTCTGCTTGTCCAAGAAAAAGTGAAGGGTAAAAGATCTTAATTGCTTTTTTGGGTTTTCATGGCTGAGAAAACCCGTGATACTATTTTCATGAAGCATGCTATCATTTAGTTGCAGAACACTGAGGCTCTGACTCTTGATCATGATGACGAATAATCTACAAAAATATCTGatattctgaattgatttcatttTCCTTCATCCATAATAGGATATATACTTTCATCAAAAAAACAAAAAGGATATATATTTGTGGTTTCAATTTGCATATCTTTGTTAAATGCACGAGTACAAGTTTCAAAGGACTTGAAATTTCTTGAAATGTTGAGCCTCACCATCCATATATGCCTACTTCCCCATGCATGCCAGTGATGCCACTCATCAATCGATTGCCTACATTGCATCTCTCTCTCTNNNNNNNNNNNNNACATAAACCCTGTGAGAAGCAGAGACTTGATAGCTCTTCATTGGGTGACTTGTGATCAAATTCTTGAATTCTTGTTCCAATTGATGATAACTGTATATCCACTTTGTCAAAGTTGTTTTCCTATTTCCTTTCtattacttttatggcatttGCACAGAAACCTTTGAAATATCATATGTTGCTTATCTCATCTAATTGAACTAATCCACTAGTTCGGTAGCTTTTTGTTTTCAAATCTTCGTGAGGGGTTGTTTTATTCATTGTACCATGTTCTGAAATTCAGACTGATTTTGCTTCTGAAACCAAGacactgaatttttttttttttgaatatctTGGCATCCCATGTAAATTAACCATGTTTAGTTGATCAAATCAGTCTGTTTCCAAAGGCCAGGTCAATCTGTTTTCTAGAATCCGCTTCAATATTAGtgaaatactataaataatttaaaaataatacaaagaaatttgatggagAAAGAGTTTTCTTCTTTCCCTTAAAAATTTCTTTATCGATTCTCATTCTCCATCCATTGTGTAGCAACGAGTGATTATAAGTAGGTAGAAATTGGTTCATCATAAATACTCAATTATTAACGGGATTTATAATTCTTTCACAATGATATATTTACTATCTGTTTTTAAAATGTTTCAGAAGGCCCAATAAGTAGAAAAGCATCAGAACAGAGGTATCTTGAGAAGCTAAGAGACGGGTATCATAGATAGTATATATGCTCTTATGACAACAAAGTAAATCAAGCAGTCCCATATTCCTGTTACGTGAAGTttcaagaacaagagaaagatggCAATGCCTTACATCATCAGTGGGAGATCAATTCtcaaatgatcaatggaacatAAGTGGTGCATCAACCAGAGCTCTGTTAAGAATAGAGCAAAGCGTTCTTATCTTCCTGCTGATGATGTAACACAGGCTTATCTGTGGCATAAATATTTTTATCTAGTAGTGGAAATAACACATGATGCTCTCTTGGAATGTTTAAGATTATCTTATGTCATTTGAATTGATACAGAttgcaattgaagaattttaaatcaTGCAAATAACACATGTTGCTTTTATTGTTTTCTTGTATTCTTTTTACCAATTTTTATCCTCTAGAGTTGTTTACCGAGTTAATTTTATCATAAAACGTACTACATGACACAAATTTCTTTTATCATGTGTTTCTTAAGTTTGCAACTTGTTGGTTCTTTCTAGAAATCCCTGCTTGTCACCAAGCTATCATAGTTTATATCTATCATGGTTACTATCATTTTCAAGTAATCACGTTACATTTGATAGATTataatgcaattaaattttttatttaattttaatgaaaaatttgATTGCATTACGGTATACCAAATTAACATAGCTTTAATGTTTTTGCTCAGTTATGTTAAGTTTTGTTGGGCAACTATTGTGCTAGATATAGCATCTGTTGCTTCAACTAGTAGACTATAAGGCTATATTTTGTAGACCATAATGCAATGCAATACAATCAACTTTTAGATATTGAGATTCAATATAAAATTTGATTGCATGACATTGCATTATAGTCTACCAAACTTATCATAACTTCACCCACACCACATGAATGACCTTATAAAAGGATCCCTAATTAGTCAATAACTCTTGTTCCAGGATAAATATACACAACAGTGTTTCCTGCTATtaaactcctttttttttttccctttgaaAGTGATAATGGAAATTAAACAGATAAGTTTATTAATGCACATTTAGTTTAATTGGGAAACAAAAAACTGAGGGTAACATGGACAAGTGATCACAAGGCACAATCATTTCATTGTAATGGCGTTGCCCTGAAGACAATTGATGATTATATGATCTGTAAATGAATATAGAAAAAAGGTTAAGGATGAACAATGATTTCTGATTGTTGTATACGTTATTGCAGATGTACAAGAatgttgaaaatggagaggttgAATCTGTTATGGGACATGTTTATCACTGTGAGCGAGGAACATACGAATTCCACTAGTTGCCATTTCTATTTTCTGATATCACTGAAGAAGGCTATAGAGATTAGCTCATTTGGAAGAGTTTGTAATATAAGCTATAGTGAGTTATAGAAGTTGCGgccttttttttattcttttggtTAGATAAATTCCAAGTTCGatttatcaatatttatccaCCCAATCTGTCTCTCTTAATAGCGAGTGGTAACTGGTAACTGATCATGTAGTGGGCAATTGCTAATTCCATTACCTGAGCCGTGACCTCATTACTCTTGGTCATGATAAAATCATTCGAGCGAGCCTGCAAAAGTGCATGAGCAGATAAAAGCAGCCTGAACAATGATATCTTTGACgaataaattgaaattgatatcCGTTGGGAACTTCTGACTTCTGAGTGAAGAGATTGCAGTTGGCCAATGGAAATTCATGAGCCATGTGAGGGAGGATAGGTGGGGCATCCACCAAGGACTCATTTAACTGGGCAGGAGGCTCTTCTAGGCCTTTAGGATAAGTGAGAGAGGTATGTATGGTATGTATGCATGATATTTATTATGACTATGACTGGGAGAAAAAGTCAAATTATTGATGAAGTGGAAAATGATATGTACTTATTTTGCTTGGATGCTTGCGGGTGCCTGCTCTCTTTCTCTGATTAGTAAGGTGGCCAAGCCTCACCAACGGTTGGTCTCTTTAGTCGCTTTGtttatatttcaattattttgaGGACCATATTATTTCCGCAGTGATATCCCAAGGCTGACAATCTTGTCCTTGAGCTTTATTTACAATTCCATCTTAAAAAtaacaatatttaaaataatattttttataaaaaaaaatttaaataattaatttttttaaaataaattttttttaatctctcaatgtcagacgaaaatttaaatcatactttcaTGGTATGGGTCATTAGATttgctcctctctctctctctctctctctctctcgtccaTTAAGACCGTGTtcactaataatttttaaaataatatttaattatattaattattttaataaatattaattattttattaattattacatattaattataattaattttttatatactaattttagtaaaattatttattatattaattattaaatataaaaataatattattattttattaattttaatatgaatTACTCTCTTAatgtataaatattaatataaatattatattttaaaataatataaataaaagaaataatattttaattaaaattaaaatattaaacactactttaaatattataaattgagaaaaatttagatttttacCATCTTTTTGAAATGGATATGGATGGGCATTGAATTTTTGTTATTTCCTTAGTATATGATAAAAATACAACACAAAGGACATGTTCTTTTCTTtgcataaaaatatattaatcacgCATAGAATTATTGAGCACCCAGAATCTGTCCTTTTATGATCAGTTTGTTTTTAAAGAAAGGGGAAAGAAATCAGATTACGAGGGGCAGTTCCTCAAATATGCATCGTCAAAGTAGCGATAGCCCAGCCAGTGATTCTCCAACATGAAGTACTGTAAatgaaaagagagaaaaatgtattatttgttaagcaaaagaaatttaaaaattaaaatagtaatataaaagtaatgatattattttatatctaagGGTgtcaaattaatgaaaattaaaaatatatatatatatataaaagaaaatgaggaactgCCAAATAGGTAAAAAAATCTGACATAAGCATGACTGTATGAGGACGTCCGCATGTGGGTATGGAGGAATTATAAGTGAACAACGGGAAGGAATGCAAGGAAGGAACTCAGGGCCATTTTAGTCATTTGTcaattaacattttaattttctgcagatTATTTTGTCAAATGTTGAATACTTTGATCCCAGGTTTGTCTGGGTTGATTCTACTCTAATTACTGATTTTGGGCTCAACCTAGATGGGATCTGTGGTAGTCATTGCCACAGTTTGATTCTAACTCAATTGGTCTAACTCATAATCAAAATCAATCTAAACCGACTTTATTTTGAATCAAAATGAAACTCATGACCATAACAAGTCTATAacatcattattttttttatataattaaatataaaaataaaataataattatattatattataagaaTGTCTGATTAATAACACAAGCATAGTTTTAATGTGTGGCTAGACTGGAGAAATCACAATTCACACACAGTACTTTCTGCACAGCAGGCATACTGAATGCACGATGGCCAGAATTCAATCTGATAATGATTGAAAGTGTACGACTTTAATGATACGATTATTGATGTGTAAACTAGACAATTTTAACTCCGAGACTTGAAAGTCCAAATACATTTACCTTTTGATTTAAAAAATTTACCTCATCAATACGGCGTCGCTTTTTATTCCATGGGGCACAGGGTCAAAACTCAAAATTATCACTTTTTTTCAAAGAAAAAAcaattttagttttattattcAAACCAACAGCGTCGCCAAATCTTTCTTCCCTTTCTATGGTCTCCAACGGAAGGAAAAGccaagaaaagagaaaaagattTTCCCTTTTACCAAACAAAAGAAACTTCACAAAAGTTGGAATTCAGAAATTTTCCCTTTGGATTCCTTCACTTTGATTTCTCCTGCATCTGCAAGCTCCAGCTCTTGTAATATGTGATTTCCGTATTCAATTTCGACGTCATAACTCAACTCTATCTATTTCTATTCGTTGTGTTGCTTTTGGCCTTGTTATGAGAGGATTGGGTGGGGTATAGTGTGGGTTTGGTTGCCTTTTTGGTAGAGATATTGCGTAGCTATTGGTTGAGTTTGGTCTTTTCTTGTTTCATCTTGCTTTATCTGTTGTTGAAGGAGAATGCTAAATGCTAATGTTTGTTGCATGTTAGATAATTGCAGCTACTAGACTGCATTTCTGGTTAGTCATTATTGTCAATTAGAACTAACTCATTACATCTGTAATGCTGCTGCTCTGAGTGAGTACCCTTCTATTTGAACTGTGTCAAACTAACGGAGTGATATTGTTGCTGGTGTCTGTATGTTTGTTTATGTGTTTgcattttctgattttttttattgTGTTTTCGTTGCTTTGTGGGCTGAGGGAGTGATTTGTGAACACAAGAAAATATTAACTTTTTTCttttcaccttttgactttttttGTTTTGGGAGTTCTGGGGAGGGTGGGGGACGGGGAGAGagtggaagaaagtgaagaaaaaatcCATCTGGTTACTGTGGAGATCTGGGACTTCTTTCATCTCTTATGCCCAATGAGGACTTTCTTCCCCTCTGAGTCATGTAAAGAGTCACAACTCCATGCTTTGAATCCACAGTCATGGCTTCAGGTTGAAAGAGGGAAACTATCGAAACTCACTTCTTCCAAGTTCTCTTcgtgttcttcttcttcatctgcgTAAGTTTTGTTTTCATCTCTTATAGttttaattaatatatgtaaTTCCTTTCTcgacaatatatttatttattttttttttttttttttcttttttctcttttggATTCCTATTTGTAGAGAATCTCTTATCAAGGTCCCTGAACCTCCAGTGTTACCCTTTTTTAAACCCGTTGATTATGTAGAAGTTTTAGCTCAGATTCATGAAGAACTTGAATCATGTCCTCCACAAGAGAGGTCAAATCTATAT carries:
- the LOC131183031 gene encoding protein indeterminate-domain 12-like, whose protein sequence is MFPAAMSNSTALSEDASVSTGNRVQDFCGLNPVVSTVSPQQQQQQQQQPKIKKKRSLPGNPDPDAEVIALSPKTLLATNRFVCEICNKGFQRDQNLQLHRRGHNLPWKLKQRNSKEIKKRAYVCPEPSCVHHHPSRALGDLTGIKKHYCRKHGEKKWKCEKCSKIYAVQSDWKAHSKTCGTREYRCDCGTLFSRDS